A region of Thiofilum sp. DNA encodes the following proteins:
- a CDS encoding thiolase family protein, translating to MKPVVIAGYTRTPFTLAKKGGLVKVRPDDLAAAAVQGLIAKTGIDPNHIEDLQLGCAFPEGEQGLNIARLVVLLAGLPLSIGGVTINRFCGSSMQGIHQAAGAIQLGAGEAFICAGVESMTRVNMGGFNPAPNPKLYANMPGAYMSMGITAENLAKLYNISRAEQEQFAVASHQKAYTAQQAGKLADEIVAVGSVAEDGCIRPETTLETLAGLKLAFDENGTVTAGTSSPLTDGASATLVCSEEFAKAHGLAILARIRSVAISGCAPEIMGIGPVLSTQKALKRAGLTVNDLDIIELNEAFSAQSLACIRDLNLDMNKINLDGGAIALGHPLGATGARITGKAASLLKREGKQFALATQCIGGGQGIATILEAV from the coding sequence ATGAAACCAGTTGTGATAGCAGGTTATACCCGCACGCCTTTTACTTTGGCTAAAAAAGGTGGGCTAGTCAAAGTAAGACCTGATGATTTAGCCGCTGCCGCTGTGCAGGGTTTAATCGCTAAAACCGGAATTGATCCTAATCATATTGAAGATTTACAGCTCGGCTGTGCCTTTCCAGAAGGCGAGCAGGGACTCAATATAGCCCGTTTAGTGGTGTTACTGGCTGGGCTACCTCTCTCCATTGGTGGTGTGACCATTAATCGTTTTTGCGGCTCCTCTATGCAAGGCATCCATCAAGCCGCTGGTGCGATTCAATTAGGCGCAGGAGAGGCGTTTATTTGTGCGGGTGTGGAATCTATGACTCGCGTCAATATGGGTGGCTTTAATCCAGCACCTAATCCGAAACTATATGCCAACATGCCCGGTGCTTATATGAGCATGGGTATCACCGCCGAAAATCTCGCCAAACTCTATAATATTAGCCGTGCCGAACAAGAGCAATTTGCGGTCGCTAGTCATCAGAAAGCCTATACAGCACAACAAGCAGGCAAATTAGCCGATGAAATCGTTGCAGTCGGCTCAGTGGCTGAAGATGGTTGCATTCGCCCTGAAACCACTTTGGAAACCTTAGCGGGTTTGAAACTAGCGTTTGATGAAAACGGTACTGTTACCGCCGGCACTTCTTCACCGTTAACTGATGGCGCATCCGCCACTTTAGTCTGTAGTGAAGAGTTTGCTAAGGCACATGGCTTAGCTATTTTGGCACGGATTCGCAGTGTGGCTATTTCAGGTTGCGCACCTGAAATTATGGGTATAGGCCCAGTACTTTCCACCCAAAAAGCACTCAAACGTGCAGGTTTAACCGTCAATGATTTAGATATTATTGAACTCAATGAAGCGTTCTCTGCTCAGTCTCTCGCCTGCATTCGTGACCTCAATTTAGATATGAACAAAATCAATCTTGATGGTGGTGCGATTGCACTAGGTCATCCTTTAGGTGCAACCGGAGCAAGGATTACTGGAAAGGCAGCGAGTCTCTTGAAACGTGAAGGTAAGCAATTTGCTCTAGCCACTCAATGTATTGGGGGCGGTCAAGGGATTGCGACTATTCTGGAGGCTGTGTAA
- a CDS encoding 3-hydroxyacyl-CoA dehydrogenase/enoyl-CoA hydratase family protein, translating to MDIRKVAVIGAGVMGAGIAAHMANAQIPVVLLDIVPKDATNRNVVAETAVEKMLKADPAPFMSARNAKLITTGNIEDHMSLLADCDWIIEAVIERLDIKQNLYQKINAVRRTDAIVSSNTSTIPLQDLVAGLPDSFAEYFLITHFFNPPRYMRLLEITGGVKTKAEVLNTIRQFADVRLGKGVVPCKDTPGFIANRIGIYWIQTAILEAVNLGLTVEEADAVGSKPMGIPKTGVFGLSDLVGIDLMPHLMESMKRTLAPEDAFHAKAIIPDFIHTMIKDGYTGRKGKGGFYRINRAGGQKVKESLNLKTGAYAPSVEANLDSLKESRAGLATLVAHADKGGLYAWKVLSQVLSYAASLVPEIADQIPAVDEAMRLGYNWKYGPFELIDQLGAKNFAERLQAEGLPVPALVGLAAEKGSFYRVQNGQLEYLNTDGTYQVLARAEGVLLLSDIKLRSKPVLKNGSASVWDIGDGVLCLEFTSKMNSMDPQIMDMIGKTITLVQRSYKALVVYNEGSNFSVGANLGLLLFGANIATWDQIEAMVKGGQDTYKALKYAPFPVVGAPSGMALGGGCEILLHCDAIQAHAETYMGLVEVGVGLIPGWGGCKEMLTRWVTNPKRPGGAMPAVAKVFEMISTATVAKSAQEAQELLFLRPADKITMNRNRLLADTKARALAMVEGYQTPAPVELNLPGKTAKVAMQMAVTDFRKMGKATPHDEVVSLQLAEVLSGGDTDITETVSEDELLELERSAFMTLVHHPDTLARVEHMLDTGKPLRN from the coding sequence ATGGACATCCGTAAAGTTGCCGTTATAGGTGCGGGCGTCATGGGGGCGGGGATTGCTGCTCATATGGCTAATGCACAGATTCCTGTTGTCCTGCTCGATATAGTGCCTAAAGATGCGACTAACCGTAATGTGGTCGCTGAAACAGCCGTCGAGAAAATGCTCAAAGCCGACCCTGCCCCCTTCATGAGTGCTCGTAATGCCAAACTCATTACAACGGGCAATATTGAAGATCATATGAGCCTATTGGCGGATTGTGATTGGATAATTGAGGCGGTTATAGAGCGCTTGGATATTAAGCAAAACCTCTATCAAAAAATTAATGCAGTGCGCCGTACCGATGCCATTGTGTCGTCTAATACCTCCACTATTCCCTTGCAGGATTTAGTGGCAGGTTTACCTGATAGTTTTGCCGAGTATTTTTTAATTACGCACTTCTTTAATCCACCGCGCTATATGCGTTTATTGGAAATTACGGGTGGCGTCAAAACTAAAGCTGAAGTACTCAATACTATTCGGCAGTTTGCGGATGTGCGTTTAGGTAAAGGTGTGGTTCCTTGTAAAGATACCCCCGGATTTATCGCGAATCGTATTGGTATCTACTGGATTCAAACCGCTATTTTAGAAGCTGTTAATTTAGGTCTGACCGTAGAAGAAGCCGATGCGGTCGGTAGTAAACCGATGGGTATTCCTAAAACAGGGGTATTTGGCTTATCTGATCTAGTCGGTATTGACCTTATGCCGCATTTAATGGAAAGCATGAAACGTACTTTAGCTCCAGAGGATGCTTTCCACGCCAAAGCCATTATCCCCGATTTTATCCATACCATGATTAAAGACGGTTACACCGGACGTAAAGGCAAAGGCGGGTTTTACCGTATTAATCGTGCGGGTGGGCAAAAAGTTAAAGAGTCGCTCAATCTTAAAACAGGTGCATATGCTCCTTCGGTTGAAGCCAATTTAGATAGTTTAAAAGAATCCAGAGCAGGCTTGGCTACTTTAGTGGCGCATGCTGATAAGGGTGGTCTTTATGCTTGGAAAGTGCTTTCTCAAGTCTTGTCCTATGCAGCGTCTTTAGTGCCTGAAATTGCTGACCAAATTCCTGCGGTCGATGAGGCTATGCGCTTAGGCTACAACTGGAAATATGGTCCTTTTGAATTGATCGATCAGTTAGGTGCAAAAAACTTTGCGGAGCGCTTACAAGCAGAAGGATTACCCGTTCCCGCTTTAGTGGGGTTAGCAGCCGAAAAAGGTAGTTTCTATCGGGTTCAAAACGGTCAATTAGAGTATTTAAACACCGATGGTACGTATCAAGTATTAGCGCGTGCAGAGGGTGTGTTACTCCTCTCTGATATTAAATTACGCTCTAAACCTGTCCTTAAAAATGGTTCGGCTAGTGTCTGGGATATTGGCGATGGGGTACTTTGCCTAGAATTCACCAGCAAAATGAATTCAATGGATCCGCAAATCATGGACATGATTGGCAAAACCATTACTTTAGTACAGCGCAGCTATAAAGCCTTAGTGGTCTATAACGAAGGCTCTAATTTCTCAGTCGGTGCGAACCTAGGTTTGTTGTTGTTTGGCGCTAATATTGCCACTTGGGATCAAATCGAGGCGATGGTCAAAGGCGGTCAAGATACCTATAAAGCACTGAAATATGCGCCTTTCCCGGTAGTGGGTGCACCTTCGGGTATGGCACTAGGGGGGGGATGTGAAATTTTATTGCATTGTGATGCAATTCAAGCCCACGCTGAAACCTATATGGGTTTAGTTGAGGTGGGTGTCGGTTTGATTCCGGGCTGGGGAGGATGTAAAGAAATGCTCACACGCTGGGTCACTAATCCCAAACGTCCGGGCGGGGCTATGCCTGCGGTAGCTAAAGTATTTGAAATGATTAGCACGGCAACAGTAGCTAAGTCGGCACAAGAAGCACAAGAGCTATTGTTCTTACGTCCAGCCGACAAAATCACTATGAACCGTAATCGCTTATTAGCCGATACTAAAGCGCGTGCTCTGGCTATGGTTGAGGGGTATCAAACTCCCGCACCTGTTGAACTCAATCTTCCGGGTAAAACCGCTAAAGTGGCGATGCAAATGGCGGTTACTGACTTCCGTAAAATGGGTAAAGCCACCCCGCACGATGAAGTGGTATCTCTGCAATTAGCTGAAGTATTAAGCGGTGGCGATACTGATATAACCGAAACAGTAAGCGAGGATGAGCTACTAGAGTTAGAGCGTTCTGCCTTTATGACACTCGTCCATCATCCCGATACCTTAGCGCGTGTTGAACATATGTTAGACACTGGTAAACCCTTGAGGAACTAA
- a CDS encoding acyl-CoA dehydrogenase C-terminal domain-containing protein has protein sequence MPTYKAPLRDLQFVYQELFDSSSLQSLKGLEEVDADLVDSILEEAGRFCETVLQPLNQSGDEEGCHFNNGAVTTPKGFKEAYQAFCENGWSAVTADPTYGGQGLPKTLGMMVEEMICSSNMSFGMYPGLTEGAYNALVKFGTDELKNTYLPNMVTGEWSGTMCLTEPHCGTDLGLVRTKAEPQTDGSYKVTGTKIFISAGEHDLSTNIIHLVLARTPDAPAGIKGISLFIVPKYSVNADGSVGAPNGVSCGSIEHKMGIKASATCVMNFDEATGYLVGTLNKGMQAMFQMMNTARLGVGIQGLGLCEVSYQNAVAYARDRLQGRALKAPFQPEKPADPLFVHPDIRRMLLTMRAYTEGNRALAIWVARKLDESVRATDPKQKQSADDFVALMTPIVKAFMTDCAMEVTNLGVQIYGGHGFIREWGMEQFVRDARITPIYEGTNGIQALDLVGRKMAQNTGRLLRPFFHEVSEYLEIKASDSNDELQVMIGGLMKAFGRLQQATGFIAQQGLKDPDEAAAAATDYLRLFALVALGYMWLRMAEIALAKRGQGEAEFYQAKLDTAQFYFAKLLPQTGALLSAILSGSQTLMQFNHEAF, from the coding sequence ATGCCTACTTATAAAGCACCCTTACGCGATTTACAGTTTGTCTATCAAGAATTATTTGATTCAAGCTCGCTTCAATCTCTAAAGGGGTTGGAAGAGGTCGATGCTGATTTAGTCGATAGTATTTTAGAAGAAGCAGGACGGTTTTGTGAAACCGTACTGCAACCCTTAAACCAGTCGGGTGATGAGGAAGGTTGTCATTTTAATAATGGTGCGGTGACTACTCCTAAAGGTTTTAAAGAAGCCTATCAAGCCTTTTGTGAAAATGGTTGGAGCGCAGTCACGGCCGATCCTACCTATGGCGGTCAGGGTTTACCTAAAACTCTTGGCATGATGGTTGAGGAGATGATTTGCAGCTCTAATATGTCATTTGGTATGTATCCGGGCTTGACCGAAGGCGCTTATAACGCCTTAGTCAAATTCGGCACAGATGAGCTGAAAAATACCTATCTCCCTAACATGGTCACCGGTGAGTGGAGTGGCACTATGTGCCTTACCGAGCCGCATTGTGGGACTGATCTAGGTTTAGTGCGTACTAAAGCAGAACCTCAAACCGATGGTTCTTATAAAGTGACCGGTACTAAGATTTTTATCTCAGCCGGTGAGCATGACTTAAGCACCAATATTATTCATTTAGTGCTAGCCCGTACTCCCGATGCGCCAGCGGGAATAAAAGGCATTAGTCTCTTTATAGTCCCTAAGTATTCAGTCAATGCTGATGGTTCGGTAGGTGCACCTAATGGTGTGAGTTGTGGTTCGATTGAGCATAAAATGGGGATTAAAGCCTCAGCGACTTGTGTGATGAACTTTGATGAAGCCACAGGCTATTTAGTCGGTACTCTGAATAAGGGTATGCAGGCGATGTTCCAAATGATGAACACTGCTCGTTTAGGCGTGGGGATTCAAGGCTTGGGCTTGTGCGAGGTGTCCTATCAAAATGCCGTAGCGTATGCGCGTGATCGTCTACAAGGTCGTGCTTTAAAAGCACCCTTCCAACCTGAAAAACCTGCTGACCCTTTATTCGTACATCCTGACATACGCCGCATGTTATTGACCATGCGGGCCTATACCGAGGGTAATCGTGCTCTGGCCATTTGGGTAGCGCGTAAATTAGACGAATCGGTACGAGCCACTGACCCCAAACAAAAGCAAAGTGCAGATGATTTTGTAGCCTTAATGACACCGATTGTGAAGGCTTTCATGACTGACTGTGCTATGGAGGTGACTAATCTTGGAGTGCAAATTTATGGTGGTCATGGGTTCATTCGTGAATGGGGTATGGAGCAATTTGTGCGGGATGCACGGATTACCCCTATTTATGAAGGTACTAATGGGATTCAAGCCCTCGATTTAGTGGGGCGCAAAATGGCACAAAATACCGGACGCTTATTACGCCCCTTCTTCCACGAAGTGAGTGAGTATTTAGAGATCAAAGCCTCTGACAGTAATGATGAGTTACAAGTGATGATTGGTGGGCTAATGAAAGCCTTCGGACGTTTACAACAAGCGACCGGATTTATTGCCCAACAAGGCTTAAAAGATCCCGATGAAGCAGCAGCAGCGGCTACTGACTACTTACGCTTATTTGCTCTAGTAGCGCTAGGGTATATGTGGTTACGCATGGCTGAGATTGCACTGGCTAAACGTGGACAAGGTGAAGCCGAGTTTTATCAGGCTAAACTAGATACCGCTCAGTTTTACTTTGCAAAACTGTTACCGCAAACAGGAGCGCTGCTATCGGCGATTTTGTCGGGTAGTCAGACTTTAATGCAGTTTAACCACGAAGCGTTCTAA
- a CDS encoding enoyl-CoA hydratase-related protein gives MEIVVKPHLHENILTLTLSRPAFLNALTLDMARQLKAELLQAQDNEQVRCIVIKGDAGHFMAGGDLVYFASTLTMPEDERHQTGLEAIALVHETITLIRSIRKPVLASAQGAVAGFGVSLLAACDLAIAGADLKLTSAYCQMGLSPDGGFTYFLPRMIGEKRAKAVTLLNDVYNAEQALQMGLVNQVVPVEQLPENTLLLAQRLAQVPQHALAQAKGLINQSSGHSLEQQLTAEQQSFAGCMLTPDFAQRVTAFVNKRKAS, from the coding sequence ATGGAAATCGTTGTTAAACCGCATTTACATGAAAATATATTGACTCTGACGCTCAGTCGCCCAGCCTTTTTAAATGCCTTGACACTGGATATGGCGCGGCAATTAAAGGCCGAACTGTTACAAGCACAAGATAATGAGCAAGTACGCTGTATAGTCATTAAAGGTGATGCAGGTCATTTTATGGCGGGGGGCGATTTGGTGTATTTCGCGAGCACCTTGACTATGCCAGAGGATGAGCGCCACCAAACTGGATTGGAGGCTATTGCATTAGTGCACGAGACCATTACTCTCATTCGCTCGATTCGTAAACCTGTGCTGGCTTCAGCACAGGGAGCGGTGGCAGGTTTTGGGGTGAGTTTATTAGCAGCCTGTGATCTAGCCATTGCGGGCGCTGATTTAAAACTGACTTCCGCTTATTGCCAAATGGGATTATCGCCCGATGGTGGTTTTACTTACTTTTTGCCGCGTATGATTGGCGAAAAACGCGCTAAAGCCGTGACGCTATTAAATGATGTGTATAACGCTGAGCAAGCGCTACAAATGGGTCTAGTCAATCAAGTAGTCCCTGTAGAGCAATTACCCGAAAATACCTTGCTATTAGCACAACGTTTAGCTCAAGTCCCTCAACACGCATTGGCACAGGCTAAAGGCTTAATCAATCAATCCAGTGGTCATTCATTAGAGCAACAACTAACAGCAGAGCAACAAAGCTTTGCGGGTTGTATGTTAACGCCCGATTTCGCCCAACGGGTGACTGCATTTGTGAATAAAAGGAAAGCATCATGA
- a CDS encoding NAD(P)-dependent oxidoreductase, with the protein MSTLQGKTLFITGGSRGIGLAIALKAASEGANIAIAAKTTEAHPKLPGTIYSAAEAIEKAGGKALPLKVDIRNEDEIAEAVAKTVATFGGIDILVNNASAINLTGTLDTPMKRYDLMNQVNARGTFATSQACLPELLKAENPHILMLSPPLDMSPKWFKHHTAYTIAKYGMSMCVLGFAEEFKGKVAVNALWPRTVIYTAAIQMLGDRVKPEYCRKPDILADAACAIFKRDKTVTGHFYIDDEVLAEEGITDLTSYAVAPGHQLLGDLFLNS; encoded by the coding sequence ATGAGTACTTTACAAGGTAAAACCCTTTTCATTACCGGAGGCAGTCGCGGGATTGGGCTAGCCATTGCACTAAAAGCCGCCTCCGAAGGTGCTAATATTGCTATTGCCGCTAAAACGACTGAAGCCCACCCTAAGCTCCCCGGCACGATTTACAGTGCCGCCGAAGCGATTGAAAAAGCAGGCGGTAAAGCCTTACCTTTAAAGGTCGATATTCGTAATGAAGATGAAATTGCTGAAGCAGTAGCTAAAACGGTCGCTACTTTTGGTGGTATCGATATTTTGGTCAATAATGCTAGTGCGATTAATCTAACCGGCACGCTAGACACACCAATGAAGCGCTATGATCTGATGAATCAGGTCAATGCTCGCGGCACATTCGCTACCTCACAAGCCTGTTTGCCGGAACTGTTAAAGGCTGAAAATCCCCATATCTTAATGCTTTCTCCTCCCTTAGACATGAGTCCTAAATGGTTTAAACATCATACCGCCTATACCATAGCTAAATATGGCATGAGTATGTGTGTCTTAGGTTTTGCAGAAGAGTTTAAGGGTAAGGTTGCTGTCAATGCACTATGGCCACGTACCGTGATTTACACCGCTGCGATTCAGATGTTAGGTGATAGGGTTAAACCGGAGTACTGCCGTAAGCCCGACATTCTAGCGGATGCAGCCTGTGCTATTTTTAAACGTGATAAGACAGTGACCGGTCACTTCTATATCGATGATGAAGTATTGGCTGAGGAGGGTATCACGGATTTAACGTCTTATGCGGTAGCACCCGGACACCAGCTATTGGGGGATTTGTTCCTTAATTCTTGA
- a CDS encoding AMP-binding protein, producing the protein MEKVWLDHYPEGVPVDIDPDQYSSIADLFRRSTQQFSQLPAFSNLGKTLSYSEADQLTRQFAAYLTQEAKLKKGDRIAIMMPNLLQYPIVLFGALRAGLIVVNTNPLYTANELEHQLKDSGAQAIVIVENFAHVLEKVVARTEVKTIITTEVGDLVGGFKSLLINFVVRYLKKMVPAFSLPQAVKLKQVLKIGSQRLNSYQDPVLNNQDIAFLQYTGGTTGVAKGAVLTHRNMLSNLLQASSWTTHYLEEGKEVFITALPLYHVFALTANALFAIKIGAHNILITNPRDVPTFLKDLKRYPFTFITGVNTLFNLLLNAKGIEEVDFSKLKVALGGGMAVQEAVAKRWKALTGVVLLEAYGLTETSPAVCINPVDLQEYNGMIGLPLSSTEVSVHDLEGNELGIGEAGELWVRGPQVMREYWQRPAETAKVLTAEGWLKTGDVAVINEHGYVKLVDRLKDMVLVSGFNVYPNEVEDALASHPKILESGVIGVKDEHSGEIVKAFIVKKDPSLTVEEVQEHCRQLLTSYKCPRQIVFVDSLPKSNVGKILRKELRNLS; encoded by the coding sequence ATGGAAAAAGTGTGGTTAGACCATTACCCTGAGGGTGTGCCAGTAGATATTGACCCAGACCAATACAGCTCAATAGCCGATTTATTTCGCCGCAGCACTCAGCAATTCAGTCAGTTACCTGCCTTTAGTAATTTAGGTAAAACTTTAAGTTATAGCGAAGCGGATCAGCTTACGCGCCAATTCGCTGCTTATTTAACTCAAGAGGCTAAATTAAAAAAAGGCGACCGCATCGCCATTATGATGCCCAATTTATTGCAATATCCTATTGTATTATTTGGTGCATTACGTGCAGGCTTAATTGTTGTTAATACTAATCCTCTCTATACAGCCAATGAATTAGAGCATCAACTTAAAGATTCTGGTGCTCAAGCCATTGTCATTGTAGAAAACTTTGCTCATGTACTAGAAAAAGTGGTAGCACGTACTGAGGTCAAAACCATTATTACCACTGAGGTGGGTGATTTAGTCGGTGGCTTTAAATCCTTACTGATTAATTTTGTGGTGCGCTATCTTAAGAAAATGGTTCCAGCTTTTTCTTTGCCACAAGCAGTAAAGCTAAAGCAGGTTTTGAAAATAGGTAGCCAGCGTCTCAATAGTTACCAAGACCCCGTACTCAATAATCAGGATATTGCCTTTTTACAATACACGGGGGGTACTACGGGGGTTGCTAAGGGGGCGGTATTAACCCATCGCAATATGCTATCCAATTTATTGCAAGCCTCTAGTTGGACGACGCATTATTTAGAGGAGGGCAAAGAGGTTTTCATTACCGCTTTGCCGCTCTATCATGTGTTTGCTTTAACCGCGAATGCTTTATTTGCGATTAAAATCGGTGCGCATAATATTCTTATCACTAATCCGCGTGATGTCCCTACCTTCCTTAAAGATTTAAAGCGCTATCCTTTTACCTTTATTACGGGTGTCAATACCTTATTCAATCTGCTCTTGAATGCCAAAGGTATTGAAGAAGTCGATTTCTCAAAATTAAAAGTCGCTTTAGGGGGCGGCATGGCGGTACAAGAAGCCGTCGCTAAACGCTGGAAAGCGTTAACGGGAGTGGTGTTATTAGAGGCCTATGGTTTAACTGAAACCTCACCTGCGGTCTGTATTAATCCGGTCGATTTGCAAGAGTATAACGGCATGATTGGTTTGCCCCTATCGTCTACTGAAGTATCCGTACATGATTTAGAGGGTAATGAATTAGGGATAGGTGAAGCCGGAGAGTTATGGGTACGTGGTCCACAAGTCATGCGTGAATATTGGCAGCGCCCCGCTGAAACTGCCAAAGTTTTAACCGCTGAGGGTTGGCTTAAAACCGGAGATGTCGCGGTGATTAATGAGCACGGTTATGTGAAATTAGTGGATCGACTCAAGGATATGGTTTTGGTATCGGGCTTTAATGTCTATCCTAATGAAGTTGAGGATGCTCTAGCCTCCCATCCTAAGATTTTAGAGTCGGGAGTGATTGGGGTAAAAGATGAACATTCGGGTGAAATCGTCAAAGCTTTTATCGTTAAAAAAGACCCTAGTTTGACGGTTGAAGAGGTTCAGGAGCATTGTCGTCAATTATTGACTAGCTATAAATGCCCAAGACAAATTGTCTTTGTGGACTCTTTGCCTAAGAGCAATGTAGGCAAAATTTTACGCAAAGAATTACGTAATTTATCATAA
- a CDS encoding electron transfer flavoprotein-ubiquinone oxidoreductase produces MSAIERDSMEFDVVIVGGGPAGLAAACRLKQLANEAGQELSVCLVEKGSEIGAHILSGAVIESRALDELFPDWHEMGAPLNVAVTEDELYLLHSAKGAVKLPHLFIPATMHNQGNYIVSLGNVCRWLAEQAEALGVDVFPGFTASEILYHDDGSVRGIQTGDMGIGADGEPKDSFTPGMELIAKYTLFAEGSRGHLGKQLYQQFKLDANADAQHYGLGIKELWDVDPAKHQQGKVVHGSGWPLEKWAMPGGTGGGFFLYHAENNQVVVGLIVDLNYSNPYLSPYDEFQRLKHHPVIAQTLEGGKRVAYGARAITKGGFNALPKMTFPGGLLIGCNAGTLNFSKIKGTHTAMKTGMLAAEEVFTALQTGDEGGRDLTGYAERFKHSWVYEELESSRNFGPALHKYGALLGGTVNYLDQNWFKGKLPFTLRDNHPDYARLKPASECKPITYPKPDGKLSFDKLTSVFLSNTNHEEDQPCHLRLKDPTIPIQSNLPKYAEPAQRYCPAGVYEVVEDASGVRFQINAQNCVHCKTCDIKDPAQNITWVTPEGGGGPNYPNM; encoded by the coding sequence ATGAGCGCAATTGAACGGGATTCAATGGAGTTTGATGTTGTTATTGTCGGTGGTGGACCGGCGGGTTTAGCGGCGGCGTGTCGCTTGAAACAATTAGCCAATGAAGCAGGGCAAGAGCTAAGCGTTTGTTTAGTCGAAAAAGGCTCAGAAATAGGTGCTCATATTCTCTCTGGTGCAGTGATTGAGTCGCGTGCCTTAGATGAGTTATTTCCTGATTGGCATGAAATGGGTGCACCACTCAATGTAGCGGTGACGGAGGATGAGCTTTATTTGCTGCATAGTGCAAAGGGGGCGGTCAAATTACCCCATCTGTTTATTCCTGCGACTATGCACAATCAGGGCAACTATATTGTCAGTCTTGGAAATGTATGTCGCTGGCTAGCTGAACAAGCAGAAGCATTAGGCGTGGATGTATTCCCCGGCTTTACCGCGAGTGAAATTCTTTATCATGACGATGGTAGTGTGCGCGGTATTCAAACCGGTGATATGGGCATAGGTGCAGACGGTGAGCCTAAAGATAGTTTTACGCCCGGAATGGAGTTAATTGCTAAATATACGCTCTTCGCTGAAGGCAGTCGGGGTCATTTAGGTAAACAGCTTTATCAACAATTTAAGCTTGATGCAAATGCTGATGCTCAACATTATGGTTTAGGTATTAAAGAGTTATGGGATGTTGATCCAGCTAAGCATCAGCAAGGCAAAGTAGTACATGGCTCTGGTTGGCCTTTGGAAAAGTGGGCTATGCCCGGTGGTACAGGCGGTGGTTTCTTCCTCTATCACGCCGAAAATAACCAAGTCGTAGTCGGTTTGATTGTTGATTTAAATTACTCCAATCCGTATCTAAGCCCCTATGATGAGTTTCAACGCTTAAAGCATCATCCGGTCATTGCCCAAACCTTAGAGGGGGGTAAACGCGTCGCCTATGGTGCGCGAGCGATTACTAAGGGCGGTTTTAATGCTTTACCGAAAATGACTTTCCCCGGTGGTCTACTCATTGGCTGTAATGCGGGTACGCTGAACTTCTCCAAAATCAAAGGTACACATACCGCAATGAAAACGGGCATGTTAGCGGCTGAAGAGGTTTTTACAGCCCTACAGACAGGTGATGAAGGTGGCAGAGATTTAACGGGTTATGCCGAGCGTTTTAAACATTCATGGGTTTATGAGGAATTAGAGTCCTCGCGTAATTTTGGTCCCGCATTGCATAAGTACGGAGCGCTATTAGGCGGTACGGTTAATTATTTAGATCAAAACTGGTTCAAGGGTAAATTGCCTTTTACCTTGCGTGATAATCATCCCGACTATGCTCGATTGAAACCTGCTAGTGAATGCAAACCGATTACCTACCCTAAACCCGATGGTAAGTTGAGCTTTGATAAATTGACCTCGGTCTTTTTATCCAATACCAATCATGAAGAAGATCAACCTTGCCATTTACGTTTAAAAGATCCAACCATTCCGATTCAGTCTAATCTGCCGAAATATGCTGAGCCTGCCCAGCGTTATTGTCCGGCGGGGGTATATGAAGTGGTAGAGGATGCGAGTGGGGTACGGTTCCAAATCAATGCGCAAAACTGTGTGCATTGCAAAACGTGTGATATTAAAGACCCCGCACAAAATATTACTTGGGTGACACCAGAGGGCGGTGGTGGCCCTAATTACCCGAATATGTAA
- a CDS encoding MaoC family dehydratase, with protein MPRELKVGDKASVTRQFTDQDVRLYAELSTDRNPVHLDEAFAATTQFKQRIVHGMLVGSMFTGLMGEELPGNGSIYMTQNLNFKAPVYLNTDVTATVEITSIREGKPIVTLSTICTDNDGKVLVQGEAVMYVPWLKKA; from the coding sequence ATGCCTAGAGAGTTAAAAGTCGGTGATAAAGCCTCAGTAACCCGTCAATTCACGGATCAAGATGTGCGCTTATATGCTGAACTGTCTACCGACCGCAATCCGGTGCATTTGGATGAGGCATTTGCAGCGACCACGCAATTTAAACAACGCATTGTGCACGGTATGTTAGTGGGCAGCATGTTTACTGGGTTAATGGGCGAGGAGTTACCCGGTAATGGCTCGATTTACATGACGCAAAATTTGAATTTTAAAGCTCCGGTTTATTTAAATACCGATGTGACTGCAACGGTTGAAATTACTAGCATTCGTGAAGGTAAACCGATTGTGACCTTAAGCACTATTTGCACGGATAACGACGGCAAAGTATTAGTGCAAGGTGAGGCAGTGATGTATGTGCCTTGGCTGAAAAAGGCTTAA